A window of Prolixibacter sp. SD074 contains these coding sequences:
- a CDS encoding S9 family peptidase yields MKTWYSLFAILILFSACSHKKANKLKHIPSLQTIDKPYGQLTKLETDTTNVRHWPFLVYTPSEERIKHKMPVILFVPNNSGKATDNFDWEARQAIKDARSMAPELTEELPVIYVTSIFPRPLQYERWRIYTQALDRDVMTTEHQALSRLDLQAIEAINEIKDILKKRWDIKIGSKIAIMGFSAAGMFANRFTALHPELVKAAVVGSPGGWPIAPQSEWEGKVLRYPVGTADFKELTGETFNLEAFQKISMLFFIGSDDTNDSVPYDDGYDKADQDLIFTLFGKDMQQRWAESEKLYQADSTNATFKTYEGVGHKVTDRMKQDAILFLKENLQ; encoded by the coding sequence ATGAAGACTTGGTATTCCTTATTCGCTATATTGATTCTCTTTTCGGCATGCAGCCATAAAAAGGCGAACAAGCTGAAGCACATCCCGTCGTTGCAGACCATTGACAAACCTTATGGCCAGCTGACGAAACTGGAAACTGATACAACAAATGTAAGGCATTGGCCATTTTTGGTTTACACCCCGTCGGAGGAACGCATTAAGCACAAAATGCCTGTTATTCTATTTGTCCCGAACAACTCCGGAAAAGCAACTGACAATTTCGATTGGGAGGCCAGGCAGGCCATTAAGGATGCCCGCTCCATGGCCCCGGAGCTGACTGAAGAACTTCCGGTGATTTATGTAACGTCTATTTTCCCACGTCCGCTGCAATACGAACGGTGGAGAATCTATACACAGGCCCTCGACCGCGACGTAATGACCACCGAGCACCAGGCTCTGTCACGCCTGGATTTGCAGGCCATCGAAGCCATTAATGAAATTAAAGACATTCTGAAAAAGCGTTGGGACATTAAAATCGGATCAAAGATTGCCATCATGGGATTCTCGGCTGCCGGTATGTTTGCCAACAGGTTCACCGCGCTGCACCCGGAACTGGTGAAAGCAGCCGTAGTAGGCTCGCCCGGTGGCTGGCCTATTGCACCGCAAAGCGAATGGGAAGGAAAAGTATTGCGTTACCCGGTGGGTACGGCCGATTTCAAGGAGCTGACCGGTGAAACATTCAACCTGGAGGCTTTCCAAAAAATTTCTATGCTATTCTTTATCGGCAGCGATGATACCAATGATTCAGTACCGTATGACGATGGATATGATAAGGCAGACCAGGATTTGATTTTCACGCTTTTCGGGAAAGACATGCAACAACGTTGGGCCGAATCAGAAAAACTCTACCAAGCGGACAGCACCAATGCAACATTTAAAACTTACGAAGGTGTTGGCCATAAGGTAACCGACCGGATGAAACAGGATGCAATTTTATTCCTGAAGGAAAATCTTCAGTAG
- the tnpA gene encoding IS200/IS605 family transposase, which translates to MANTYTQLYIQYVFSVKGRGNFIKEKFRDELEKVMCGIITNHHCKTYAIYCNPDHSHVFVGMHPTISPSKLMEQVKSGSSNWLNNRKLIPGKFAWQDGYGAFTYSRSHIDRVVKYVLNQPEHHKKQSFQEEYVLFLKKFDVEYDPKYLFEWYEKR; encoded by the coding sequence ATGGCAAACACATACACCCAGCTATATATCCAATATGTATTCTCTGTAAAAGGCAGGGGGAATTTTATAAAGGAAAAATTCAGGGATGAACTGGAAAAAGTGATGTGTGGCATTATTACCAACCATCATTGCAAAACCTATGCAATATATTGTAACCCGGATCATTCCCATGTTTTTGTGGGGATGCACCCCACAATATCTCCATCCAAATTAATGGAACAGGTAAAATCGGGTTCGTCAAATTGGTTAAACAATAGAAAACTTATACCTGGAAAATTTGCCTGGCAAGATGGTTATGGGGCATTTACCTATTCCAGGTCTCATATCGACAGGGTAGTAAAATATGTGTTGAACCAGCCTGAACATCATAAGAAACAATCATTTCAGGAGGAATATGTGTTGTTTTTGAAAAAATTTGATGTGGAATATGACCCGAAATATCTATTTGAATGGTATGAAAAAAGATAG